Within Peptococcaceae bacterium, the genomic segment CTTGTTGGAACTGCGAATTCAACTTGACGGCGTGCTCAACATTACCGTGGACAGGGAGTCCCTGATCGCCCGTTTGACCGGGCGCAGGGTCTGCAAGAACTGCGGCGCGACTTACCATGTGCGGTATAATCCTTCTAAGGCCGGCAACAAGTGCGAAGCTTGCGGCGGGGAATTGTACCAGCGCGGCGATGATTCGCCGGAAACAGTGGTCAACCGCCTGGACGTTTACACATCACAGACTGCTCCTCTCGTTGATTATTACAAGGAAAGAGGGCTGCTGGTTGAGATCGACGGCGACCGGCCGGTAGAACAAGTTACCGGAAACATCCTGGAGGTCCTGAAGAAGAGGTAGGAACATGATCATTCTCAAATCTGACAGGGAACTCCGTTACCTTTACGATGCCGGTCAGGTAGTGGCCAAAACACATCAGGAAGTGAAAAAAGCCGTCAAACCGGGAGTCACTACCTGGGAACTTGATAAAATTGCCGAGGAATTCATCCATAAGTGCCAGGCAAAACCAGCTTTTAAAGGTTATCACGGCTTTCCCGGTTCTATCTGCGCATCCGTCAACGAAGAGGTTGTGCACGGCATACCCAGCCGTCTAAGGCAGGTAAAATCTGGTGATATTATTAGTATCGACATCGGAGCCATCCTCAACGGTTATGTCGGCGATGCGGCAGTGACGCTGCCTGTCGGTGAAGTTGACAGTGAAGTCCAGCGCCTGCTGGACGTAGCGCGTGAATCCCTCAATAGAGGAATAGAAAAAGCCCTGGCCAACAATCGCTTAACCGATATTTCCCATGCCATACAAACCTATGTTGAAAACAACGGTTATTCGGTAGTCCGTGATTTTGTGGGGCATGGTATAGGCAGGAACATGCACGAGGAACCTCAGGTTCCCAATTTCGGAGCACCCGGACGGGGCCCCCGTTTAAAAGAAGGCATGACCCTGGCAATAGAGCCAATGGTTAACATGGGAACACATGAAGTGGAAACACTGGAAGATAATTGGACAGTGGTTACGAAAGACAGAAAAAGATCAGCTCATTTCGAACACACCATTGCGATTACGGAAAAAGGGCCATGGATTTTAACCAGGTAAAAAACTGTTTTCTTCTTGGATAACAATGGTAAAATAAACATGGCATGAACTGTCATACCGTGATTAGATATAGTGTATTTTGAGGTGTTGAGGATAAGGAGGTAAGTACCAATGTCCAAGCAGGATGTCATAGAAGTTGAAGGTACGGTTCTGGAACCCCTCCCTAATGCAATGTTCCGGGTCGAACTGGCAAACGGCCACAAAGTGCTTGCTCACGTCTCAGGAAAAATAAGGATGAATTTTATCCGCATACTGCCGGGGGACCGGGTAACCGTTGAGCTTTCACCCTATGACCTGACACGGGGCCGGATAACGTATCGCTATAAATAAACTCCCAGGTATGAAGGAGGAAGCATTGTGAAAGTTAGACCATCAGTCAAACCAATTTGCGAGAAATGCAAGATCATCAAAAGGAAAGGCAAAGTAATGGTAATCTGTGAAAACCCCAAGCATAAACAAAAGCAGGGTTAGAATATTGTGAATAAAGATAACTGGAGGTGTGAAAATGGCAAGGATTGCAGGTGTTGACTTACCCCGCGATAAACGGGTGGAAATCGGCTTAACCTATATTTTTGGAATCGGCCGGCCGACTTCCCAGGAGATCCTGACAAAAACCGGGATAAATCCCGATACAAGGGTCAAAGACCTTACCGAAGACGAAGTAGCCAAACTGCGCGATACGATCGATAAAGAATACAAGGTGGAAGGCGACCTCAGGCGCGAGATTTCCCTGAACATCAAACGCCTGATGGAAATCGGCTGCTACCGCGGATTAAGACACCGCCGGGGTCTCCCTGTGCGCGGGCAGCGCACCAAAACGAACGCCCGTACTCGCAAAGGTCCCAGGCATACCGTCGGGGTCAAGCGCAAGAAGTAATGAAGGGAGGAAAAAAGAATGGCCAAAAGAACAGCAGCGACAACCCGGGTAAAACGCCGCGAACGCAAGAACATTGAACAGGGGGTTGCCCACATCCAGTCAACCTTTAATAATACAATTATCACCATCAGCGACACGGCCGGGAACACCATTTCCTGGGCCAGCGCCGGACAGCTGGGTTTTAAGGGTTCCAGGAAAAGCACGCCTTTTGCCGCGCAAATGGCTGCCGAACAGGCGGCCAAGGCAGCGATGGAGCATGGTATGCGGGAAGTGGAGTGCTACGTCAAAGGGCCGGGCTCGGGACGGGAAGCGGCTATCAGGTCCCTGCAGGCCACGGGTTTGGAAGTCAGCGTGATCAAGGACGTGACTCCCATTCCTCACAACGGATGTCGCCCGCCAAAACGCAGGAGAGTTTAAATAAACAGGGAGGTGCAAATTACATGGCAAGATATACGGGTCCCGTCTGCAGGCTGTGCCGCCGCGAGGGCTTGAAGCTGTATCTGAAAGGGGACCGCTGCTATACGGACAAGTGCGCTATTGACAGGAGGGCTTACGCTCCCGGACAGCATGGTCAAAGCCGTAAAAAAATTTCGGAATACGGCATCCAGCTGAGAGAAAAGCAAAAGGCTCGCCGTATCTACGGTATTATGGAAAAACAGTTCGGCAACTACTTTGAAAAAGCCGAGCGCCAGCCCGGCATAACGGGTGAAAACCTTCTTCGAATGTTGGAAAGGCGCCTTGACAATGTGGTCTTTCGCCTGGGATTTGGTTCTTCAAGAGCGGAAGCCAGGCAGCTGGTGAGGCACAACCATTTTACCTTAAACGGCCGTAAGGCCAATATCCCGTCGATGCTGGTGAAAGTGGGAGACGTGATTCAGGTCAGGGAAAAGAGCCGAGAATTGCCCAAATTCCAGGAGATCAAGGAAAATGCGGCTCACAAAAATCCGCCTGCTTGGTTGGAACTCGACAGCGAACAACTGACTGGCAGGGTAGTTGCGCTGCCCACCAGGGAGCAAATTGATGTTCCCATTGAGGAACACCTGATAGTCGAACTATATTCCAGGTAAGCCCCTGCTTTTTTTGCTGCCTGGGAACGTTACAAGCAAGTAGGAGGGTTAGCCCATGATTGAAATTGAAAAACCCAGGATCGAGTGCGTGGAGACAAACGAAACCAAAACATATGCCAAGTTTGTGGTCGAACCTCTCGAGAGGGGTTACGGGATCACCTTAGGCAACTCACTGCGGCGGGTACTGCTGTCATCTCTTCCCGGAGCCGCGGTGACCTCGGTTAAAATTGACGGGGTGCTGCACGAGTTTTCAACAATACCGGGTGTTGTGGAAGACGTCACGGACATTATCCTTAACCTCAAGCTGCTGGCGCTGAAAGTATATGCCGATGAACCCCAGGTCATCAGGATAGACGCTCAGGGACCGGGTACAGTCCTGGCCCAGGACATCCAAAGAGGAAGCCAGGTGGAAATTTTCAACCCCGACCTCCATATCGCCACTTTGGAAAGCGGCGCCCGCCTGTCTATGGAAATAAATATAGAGAGGGGACGGGGCTACCGTCCTGCCGAAAAGAACAAAAAAGAAGACCATGTTATCGGTATAATCCCGGTCGATTCAATTTTTTCGCCTGTCCGGAAAGTGAATTACACCGTTACCGAAACGCGCGTCGGGCAAATTACCGACTATGACAGGTTGACGCTGGAAATCTGGACCAACGGGTGTATAGCCCCGGATGAGGCTGTCAGCCTTTCGGCCAAAATCCTGCATGACCACCTGAAACTGTTTATCAGCCTGACCGACAGGATCGGCGATGTGGAAATCATGGTCGAAAAAGAAGAGGAAGAACGCGACAAAATCCTGGATATGAGCATCGAAGAATTAGACTTGTCTGTTCGTTCCTATAACTGCCTGAAGCGCGCCGGGATCAACACCGTCGGCGAATTGATCATGAAGACGGAAGAAGACATGATGAAAGTCAGGAA encodes:
- the infA gene encoding translation initiation factor IF-1: MSKQDVIEVEGTVLEPLPNAMFRVELANGHKVLAHVSGKIRMNFIRILPGDRVTVELSPYDLTRGRITYRYK
- the rpsM gene encoding 30S ribosomal protein S13; the encoded protein is MARIAGVDLPRDKRVEIGLTYIFGIGRPTSQEILTKTGINPDTRVKDLTEDEVAKLRDTIDKEYKVEGDLRREISLNIKRLMEIGCYRGLRHRRGLPVRGQRTKTNARTRKGPRHTVGVKRKK
- the rpsD gene encoding 30S ribosomal protein S4, which translates into the protein MARYTGPVCRLCRREGLKLYLKGDRCYTDKCAIDRRAYAPGQHGQSRKKISEYGIQLREKQKARRIYGIMEKQFGNYFEKAERQPGITGENLLRMLERRLDNVVFRLGFGSSRAEARQLVRHNHFTLNGRKANIPSMLVKVGDVIQVREKSRELPKFQEIKENAAHKNPPAWLELDSEQLTGRVVALPTREQIDVPIEEHLIVELYSR
- a CDS encoding DNA-directed RNA polymerase subunit alpha, which translates into the protein MIEIEKPRIECVETNETKTYAKFVVEPLERGYGITLGNSLRRVLLSSLPGAAVTSVKIDGVLHEFSTIPGVVEDVTDIILNLKLLALKVYADEPQVIRIDAQGPGTVLAQDIQRGSQVEIFNPDLHIATLESGARLSMEINIERGRGYRPAEKNKKEDHVIGIIPVDSIFSPVRKVNYTVTETRVGQITDYDRLTLEIWTNGCIAPDEAVSLSAKILHDHLKLFISLTDRIGDVEIMVEKEEEERDKILDMSIEELDLSVRSYNCLKRAGINTVGELIMKTEEDMMKVRNLGKKSLEEVDEKLAALGLSLRKAEE
- the rpmJ gene encoding 50S ribosomal protein L36, whose protein sequence is MKVRPSVKPICEKCKIIKRKGKVMVICENPKHKQKQG
- the map gene encoding type I methionyl aminopeptidase; translated protein: MIILKSDRELRYLYDAGQVVAKTHQEVKKAVKPGVTTWELDKIAEEFIHKCQAKPAFKGYHGFPGSICASVNEEVVHGIPSRLRQVKSGDIISIDIGAILNGYVGDAAVTLPVGEVDSEVQRLLDVARESLNRGIEKALANNRLTDISHAIQTYVENNGYSVVRDFVGHGIGRNMHEEPQVPNFGAPGRGPRLKEGMTLAIEPMVNMGTHEVETLEDNWTVVTKDRKRSAHFEHTIAITEKGPWILTR
- a CDS encoding adenylate kinase, with translation MRIILMGPPGAGKGTQAEILKERLDIPHISTGDMFRRAVKEGTVLGLEAKRYMDAGRLVPDSVTIGIVKERLNEPDCKKGFLLDGFPRTVPQADALEKTLLELRIQLDGVLNITVDRESLIARLTGRRVCKNCGATYHVRYNPSKAGNKCEACGGELYQRGDDSPETVVNRLDVYTSQTAPLVDYYKERGLLVEIDGDRPVEQVTGNILEVLKKR
- the rpsK gene encoding 30S ribosomal protein S11; the protein is MAKRTAATTRVKRRERKNIEQGVAHIQSTFNNTIITISDTAGNTISWASAGQLGFKGSRKSTPFAAQMAAEQAAKAAMEHGMREVECYVKGPGSGREAAIRSLQATGLEVSVIKDVTPIPHNGCRPPKRRRV